ATCGGTGGCCTGGCACGCCTGGGCCTCCGATCCGGCCACGCTGTTCCTCGGGCTGCTCGGCATGCTGATGCTGGTGGTGTTCATGGTGTCGCTGTCCCGCCTGGTGTTCCGGGCGTTGGGCGCGGCCATGCACAGCCGGCTCGGGATGGAGATCGCCTCGGTGCAGTGGGGGCTGATCGTGGCCGGTCTGATGTTCGGTTGGGTGGCCGTCCAGCCCGCCCTGGCCGCGATGGGCAGCCTGCCCCAGACCGGTGTCCAGGGCACGGCGGCGACCGTGCTGTCGCTGATCCCGACCTCGTGGCCGTTGCTGGCGGTGGACGCGGCCGCCGCGGGGGCGTGGGGCGCGGCCTTCGGCTGGCTGGGCGCCTTCGGTGCACTCACCCTGGCCACGGTGCTGGTCACGGTACGTCTGCTGGCTCCGAGTGTGGCCTCCCGTGGTGTGCGGCGGCGGTCCCGGCCGCTCGGTTCGCGCGTGTTCGACGGCGGGCGTTCGTTCCTGCCGGACACCCCGCTGGGCGCGGTGGTCGGCAAGGAGCTCCGCCAGTGGTGGCGCGACCCGTGGCGGGGACTGGAGTTGCGTTCCTCCCTGTACGCGGGCCTGTTCATCGGTCTGCTCGGGCTGATCAGCTACCTTCCCCAGATCGCTCCCTTCTCGGGGGTCGTCGCCGTGCTCATCATGGGCATGGCCAGCTCCAACCTGTACGGGCACGACGGCACCGCCCTGTGGATGACCGTGGTCGGCCAGGGCCGGGACACGCACCGCGCCGAGATCCGGGGACGGCAGATCGCGATCGCCGTCCTCATCGTCCCGCTCGCCGTGCTGATGAGCGCGGTGATGGTCTTCGCGACCGGTGAGTACTGGGCGGTGCCGTTCGTGCTGACCGGCCTGGTGGTCTTCGTCGGTGTGACCAACGGACTCGCGGTGCTGTTGTCCGTGGTGGCGGTGACCCCCGGGGTGGACCCGCACCGGAGGGTGGACGCCAACGACACCGGGGACAACCAGCTCCAGGTGTGGTTCTCGATGGCCGCCTTTCCCGTGCTCTCCGCCCCGACCATCGCGGCCACCGTGTGGTTGGGCCTGCAGGGGATGCCGTGGCTGGCGCTACCGATCGCCCTGGCCAACGGCGCGCTGGTCTCCTGGCTGCTGGGCAGGATCGCCTACCAGCGACTGGAGCGGCGGCTCCCGGAGATGTTCACCCGCATCCGCTACGGCAAGGACATCGCCGCCCGGGCCGTGCCCGAGTCCGGGGGCAGCCTGTTGGACCAGTTGGAACGCGGCGCACTGGCCAGCAACGCGGAGACCAAACCCACCGGCTCCTGACCCCTCACGGTGACCAGCAGTACCAGCCGGTCACCCAACCACCCGGTGCTTCCGAAACCACCAAATCCCCGGTGATCTTGCTACCAGAAGCGAAATCGGCGCCGAACTTGCTCCTGGTAGCAAGATCATCTTCGGACAGGGCGCCGAAAACGTGCTCAGGCGGTCACCATCGAGCGGCGGGCAAACAGAGGAAGCCCTGCGGCAGACCATTGCCTCTCCGGATCCTCCGTTCAGGTCCCACCTTTGCCCCTCTGCCCCGGTCCCGGACCGGGTCTCCCTCTCCGCCGCCTTCCGCCGCCCGGCGTGACCGGCCGCGACACGCGACGCCTTGCGCGCGAGGCTTGACCTGGAGTGCGCTCCAGCTCCTAGCGTGGTCCGCATGACCACGGAACAGAGCAAGATCGGATCCGGCTTCGGTATGCGCAGCACCGCGGCCGAGGTCCTCGACGGCATCGACCTGACCGGCAGGACCGCCCTGGTGACCGGCGGTTACTCGGGGATCGGGGTGGAGACCACGCGGGCCCTCGCGGGGGCGGGTGCCCGCGTGGTCGTCCCGGCGCGCAGGCCCGAACAGGCGAAGGAGGCGCTGACGGAGATCCCGGGGGCGGAGGTCGCCGAGCTGGACCTGGCCGACCTGGAGAGTGTCCGGTCCTTCGCTGGCTCCTTCCCGTACGAGCGGATCGACCTGGTGATCAACAGCGCCGGGATCATGGCCAACCCGCACACCGTGGTCGGCCCCGGCTGGGAGTCCCAGTTCGCCGTCAACCACCTGGGGCACTTCACCCTGGTCAACCAGCTGTGGCCCAAGCTCGGCGAGGGCTCCCGCGTGATCTCGGTGTCCTCAGCCGGGCACCACGCCTCCGGCATCCGCTGGGAGGACCCGTGGTTCGAGCGGGGCTACGACCGCTGGCAGGCCTACGGACAGGCCAAGACCGCGAACGTGCTGTTCGCCGTGCACCTGGACCGGCTCGGCCGCGAGCACGGGGTCCGGGCCTTCTCCCTGCACCCGGGTGCCATCCTCACCCCGCTCCAGCGGCACATGACCACCGAGGAGATGGTCGACCGCGGCTGGATCGACGATCGGGGCAACACGGTCAACCCCACCTTCAAGTCACCTGAGCAGGGCGCCGCCACCCAGGTGTGGGCGGCCACCTCTCCACGCCTGGCGGGCCTGGGCGGGCTGTACTGCGAGAACAGCGACATCGCCGAACTCCCGGAGAAGGCCGACCCGGCCCGGGGCGAGGGCGGGGTCGCCGCCCACGCCACCGACCCCGAGCAGGCCGAGCGCCTGTGGGCCTGGTCCGCCGAACTGACCGGCGCGGACGCCTTCGCCCGCGACTGACGCCGCACCGTCCTCGGCGTCTAACGCACCTTGGCCCGGGTCACCAGCAGGGCCAGGACCAGCCCGGAAACGGCGAACAGGGTGGCGGCCGCCGGTACCAGTCCGGTGCCGGCGGCCACGGCGAGCCCGCCGACCACCCCGCCGAGTGCGGCACCCACGTACACCGCGCTGCTGAGCACCGCCACGGCCTGGGTCGCGGCCCGTTGCCCGACCCGGGCCAGGGTGAGCGCCTGCACCGTGGTCGGCACCGCCCAGGCCGTGGCGGACCAGCACACCAGCAGCGCTGCGGCCGCCCAGACCGGGACCGGCGCGGCCAACCACAGGAGCGCGAAGGCGGCCATCGTCAGGCAGAACGCCCCGCAGACCAGCCCGAACGCCGACCTGGCGCCGACCCGGTCCACCATCCGACCCGCGTACCGGGTGCCCGCCACTCCGCCGATCCCGGAGGCGACCAGCAGCGCGGCCAGCTGGTGCGGCCCCACCCCGGCCAGCCCGGCGAGGAAGGGCGCCAGATAGGTCTGGAAGGCGAGGTTCCCCGCGACCACCAGCACGGTGACCACGAGCAGCCCCACGACGGCCCGGTTCAACAGCGGCCGCAGGGAGGCCCGCAACCCGGCACGGACCCCCGTCACCGCACCAGAACCCGTTTCTTCCGCTGAAGAGCTGGAGCGTCCTTGATGCCCGGGGCCTTCCGCTCCGTGCGCCTCCGACCCGGTCTTGGGCTCCCCCGACGGCGGCCCGATCTCCGACACCGCGCGGCCGGTCAAGGGCTGGTCCTGCCCGCTCCCCGCCCCGGGTGTTCCACGTGCTGCCGCCCCGGGTCTGGGCAGTGACCGGGCCGCCAGAACCAGTGCGAGCGCTCCGAGCAGGCCGCAGAAGACGAACGTGGCCCGCCAACCGAAGGCAGCGCCGATCCAGGTCCCGGCGGGGACCCCCAGCAGGATCGCGCCGGTCAGGCCGGTCATCACCGTGGCCAGGTAGCGGCCACGGTGTTCCTCCGGGGCCCGGGTGGCCGCCGCGGCCAGCGCGGCGGGCAGCACCACGGCGGCGGCCAGGGCCGCCACCACCCGTAGCGCCATCAGCGCCCCGAACCCCTGCACCCACATCACCGCCAGGTTGGCGAGGGTGAAGACGGCCAGAGCTACCGGCAGTATCCCGCGTGGTGGAAACCGGGCGAGCAGCACCGCCCAGAGCGGGGCGGTGAGGGCGTAGACCAGCGAGTAGACGGTGACCAACTGGCCCGCCGCGGTTTCGGAGACTCCGACATCCGAGGCGAGGGCGGGCAGGACGCCGATGACGATGAAGTCGTCGGTCTGCACGGTGAACGCGGCCAGGGTGAGCACCAGCAGCCAGGTGGGGAGAGCACGCATCCAATAAAGGTAACACTTGTTACCCAAACTCTTGTGCCAGAGTTGGGGACGGGAGGAGCAGGAGGTACACATGGCTCGGAAGGCCGACCCCGCAAGGCGCCGCGAGGTCCTGGACGCCGTGATCGAACAGCTCGCGCACACCGGGATCAGCGGTTTCACGCTGCGCGGCCTCGCCCAGGGGCTGGGGCAGAGCACGCGCGTGCTCACCCACCACTTCGCCGACCGCGAGGACCTGCTGTCGGCGGTCCTGGCCCGGCTGGACGAGCTCCAGCACCGGTCCCTGCTCGCCACCCGGGGCTGGGAGGACCCCGCCGTCCCGGTCAGCGACATCGTCCGCGAGGCCTGGCGGCGCAACCTCGGCGACGAAGAACTACCCATGACCCGGCTCATCCGGGAGATCGAGGGGCTGGCCGCCGCGGGGCGCCTGCCCGCCACCGGTGCGGGGTTCGTGCGCGGGCGCGCGGAGTTCGTCGCCTCCTGCCTGACCCTGCGCGGGGTGCCCGCCGACCGGGCCCTCACCCTGGCCACCCTGCTGAACTCGGCCTTCTCCGGGCTGGAGACCGACTACCTCGTCACCGGCGACCGGGGGCGCGGCGAGACCGGCCTGGACCTGCTGTGCGCGTGGATCGACTCCATGGCGCCCGCCCACTGACCTGGTTCTGTCCCCGCTGACCGGCCCGCGACTCCCCCGGCAGACCGGCCTCCCGGCTGGCCGATCGGTCAGGGCTCAGCCCTCGGAACCGGCCCGGACCTTCTCGTAGACCGGGACGAGCCCGTCGAGGAAGGCCGTCAGCGCCAGCTCGAAGCTGTCCTGGTCGATCTCGGCGGCGACCTCGGCCAGCCGGTGCGCCTGCGACAGGTTCGGGTAACGGTCCTGGTAGACCCGCACGTCGTCATCGAACCCGCGCGCGAAGGAGTTGGTCGCGGCGCCCACCACCAGGTACTTGGTGGAGGCCCCGATCATCGTGGCGTAGCGGGGCGGCCAGCCTGCACCGACGAGCCCGCCGTGCACGGCGTCGGCGCGGCGCAGCGCCTCCTCTCGGCGGCCGGGTCCGGCGGAGATCACCGGGAGGAGGTTGGGGTGTTCGGCGAGGGCGTCACGGTAGGAGCGCGCCCACACCGCCAGCCCCTCGCGCCAGTCTCCGCCGTCGAAACCGGAGACGTCGATGTGCGTGGTGACCTCCTCGGCGACCTCGCTGAGCAGCTCCTCCTTGGTGCGGTAGTGGCTGTACAGCGAGGCTGCCTGCACGGCGAGCTCCTGGGCGAGCTTGCGCATGGACAGCTTCTCCAGCCCGTCCCGGTCGATGAGCGTGAGTGCGGCCTCGCGAATCGCCGGTTTGCTCAGGATCGGTGTCTTGGGTCGGGCCACGGAAAGGCTCCCCTTCTGCGCTGTGCCGTCGTGCACTGCTGTGCCGTCGTGCACTGCTGTGCCGTCGTGCGCCGGTCCGTCCGGCACCCGCTGCCGGGGTCACCCGGCGTCCGCGCTGATCATCGCACGGTGGCGCTGCGTGTCCGGCCCGGCATCGGTGATTCCACCGCAACCTCACACCGTTCGGTTCCACCCTTGCGCGGACCGTCCGGCCCAACGTACCCTGAAATAACCGAACAGCGTTAGGTTACTTGGGAGCAGCCGTGATCGATTTCTCACTGAGCGAAGAGCAGCGCGCCATCCAGAGCTGGGTGCGAACCTTCGTCGAGCGGGAGCTGATGCCGCTGGAGAACGAGGCGCTGCGCCGCGAGCGCGAGGGCCACCCGCCCGGTCTGACCCGGGAGGAGAGCACCCGCCTGCGCGCGCTCGCCCGCAAGTCCGACTTCTGGGGTGTGGCCACCCCCGAGGAGTACGGCGGTATGGGTCTGGACCCGATCACCGAGGCCCTCATCGAGACCGAACTCGGCCGGACCTTCCTCACCTTCAAGTTCGGCGGCGAGGCCGACAACATCCTCTACTACGCCAACGAGGAGCAGAAGCGCACCTACCTGCTCCCCACCATCGAGGGCGAGCGCAAGTCCTGCTTCGCCATCACCGAACCCGGCGCGGGCTCCGACGCCAAGGCCATCCGCACCAAGGCCGTGCGCGAGGGCGACGTATGGGTGATCAACGGCGAGAAGACCTTCATCACCGGCGGTGAGGAGGCCGACTTCGCCATGGTCTTCGCGGTCACCGACCCCGAGAAGGGCGCCAACGGCGGTGTGACCTGCTTCCTCGTCGACCGCGACATGGGCTGGACCTCCGAGCCCATCGACACGATGGGCGAGCGGCGCCCGGCCGCGCTCATCTTCCAGGACGTGCGCGTCCCGCACGAGAACATCCTCGGCGAGGAGGGCCAGGGTTTCGCCCTCGCCATGAAGTGGATCGGCAAGGGCCGCTACCTGCTGCCCGCCAGAGCGCTGGGCGGCTGCGAGCGCCTGCTCGACATGGGCATCGAGTACGCCAAGACCCGCGAGACCTTCGGCGCTCCCATCGCCGACCGGCAGGCCATCCAGTGGATGATCGCCGACTCCCAGACCGAGATCGAGGCGCTGCGCCTGCTGGTGCTGCACGCCGCCTGGCAGGTCTCCCAGGGCAGGGACTCCCGGCACGCGCAGTCCATCGCCAAGCTCTTCGGCGGCGTGAAGGCCAACGAGATCGTCGACCGCGTCATGCAGATCCACGGCGGCATGGGCTACACCCGTGAGCTGCCCATCGAGCGCTTCTACCGGGACCTTCGGCTGCTGCGCATCTTCGAGGGCACCGACGAGATCCAGCGCCGCACGATCGCCCGGGACCTGCTCAAGGGCCATGTAAAGGTGGGCGCAACCCTCGGGTAGGCCACGGGAGTCAGAAAGGGCCCGTGCCGCGTGTGTGAGCAGTTCAAACAGCTCAGTGCGGCACGGGCCCTTGTGTTCGCTACGGGGCTCGGCGGTTACCGAACCTCGTGACAAGACCTGACGAGGCCTGACGAAACCTAGTTGACGCCGACCAGGTCGACGACGAACACCAGGGTCTCCCCCGGCTTGATGACGCCGCCGGCGCCGCGGTCACCGTAGGCCAGGTGCGGCGGGATGACCAGCTGACGGCGGCCGCCGACGCGCATGCCCAGGACACCCTGGTCCCAGCCGGGGATGACCTGACCGGCACCCAGCTTGAAGCGGAGCGGCTCGCCGCGGTTCCAGCTGGCGTCGAACTCCTCGCCGGAGGAGTGCGCGACACCGACGTACTGGACGCTGACGGTGTTGCCGTGCCCGGCCTGGTCGCCCTCGCCGACGGTGAGGTCGGTGATCTCCAGGTCCGCGGGCGCCGGGCCCTCGATGAAGTCGATCTCGGGACGCTCAAGCGCCATGGTGGATCCCCTTAAGTTACTGACGTGAACAGAGGGGCCCAGGCTATCGCTGATGACCGGTACTGCCCGCGCTCCCCTGTGACCAGCCGAGCCAGCGGGTGCGGCTGGCATTCAGTTCAGAAAGCAGGTGTTCAGAAAGCAGGTGTTCAGAAAGCAGGTGTTCAGGAATCCGTCGCGGCCCGGTCGGACTCACTGCGCAGAACACAGAACTCGTTGCCCTCCGGATCAGCGAGGACCGCCCAGCCGGATCCGTCAGGGTTACGGTGGTCACTGACGAAGGTGGCGCCGATGCCCAGCAGCCGCTCCACCTCCTGCTCACGCGAGGTCTCGGGGCGCAGGCACAGGTGGATCCGGTTCTTGGACCGCTTGGCCTCGGGCACCTGGTTGAAGTGCAGCACGGGGCCCTCCGCCAGCAGCACCTGGGTCTCGTCGTCACCGGGTTCGGACTCCGGGTGCAGCGGCCGTCCGCTCACCCCGCTCCAGAACAGGGCCAGTTCGTAGGCGTCCGCACAGTCGATCGCGACGTTGAGCACAGTTGAGGTCATACGCGCCAGCATTCCCGACGCCCGCGCCGAACGCCATCGGTTTACGCCCGCGCCAGCGCGTGATCGGCCCGGGCGACCAGCCCGTGAGCGCCGGGGTTCTCATCCGCCCTGGTGGTCCCCGACGGTGGCGGCGACGACGTGGCCGTGGCCCTCCACCTTGATCGGGCCGCTGTCGGCCTGGATGAACACCGACTCCCCGCCGCGCAGGGTGACCCCCTCGCCGACCTCCGCGACCAGTTCCACCGTGCCGTGCAGCGCCAGGACCACGGTGGGGCCGTCTCCCGGCAGGTGGGCGGTGATCCGGCCCGGGCCGATCTCGTGCAGCGCGAACTCCGGGGCGGCCGGGCGGAACTCGCGGCGCCCGTCGAGGAACCCCGGCTGGGCGTACGGGATGGGCAGGACCGAGAAGTCCACCACGTCGAGGAGTTCGGGGGCGTCCACGTGCTTGGCGGTCAGACCCGCCCTGAGCACGTTGTCGGAACTGGCCATCACCTCGACGGCGGTGCCCTGGAGGTAGGCGTGCAGGTTGCCCGCCGGGAGGTAGAGCGCCTGGCCCGGCCAGAGCGTCACCCGGTTCAGGAGCAGCGACGCGACCGCGCCCGGGTCCCCGGGGTAACGGGCCGCCAGGTCCACGACGATCTCGGCGTGCGCGCCGCGTCTGCCTCTGCCCGACCACTCCCGGACGAACTCGTCGATCATCCGGCACCGGTCCGAGGCCGGAAGGCTCAGCAGACGGGTGAGGGCGGCCCGGAGCGCGGCGTGGGTGTCGGTGGCGGACAGGTCCTCGCGCAGGGCGTTGGCGAGTTCGTTGTCGAGCCCGATGAGGTCGGCGACGGTGGCGGCGGGTTCCCGGAAGCCGCACAGGGCCTCGAAGGGTTCGAGGGCCAGGAGGAGTTCGGGCTTGTGGTGCGGGTCGCGGTAGTTGCGGTGCGGCGCGTCCACGGGGATGCCCGCGCGCTCCTCGGCCTCGTAGCCGGAGCGGGCGCGGTCGGCGTCGGGGTGCACCTGGAGGGAGAGGGGGGCCTCGGCGGCGAGGTACTTGAGAAGGTAGGGCAGGCGGGCGCCGAAGCGTTCGGCGGTGCTCACTCCCAGGACGCGGTGGGGGTCCGCCGCGATCAGTTCGGGCAGGGATTTGGAGCCGTCGTCGCAGTGCGCGGTGCTGGGGGCGCCGTGGTGGGCGCCCAGCCAGAGTTCGGCCTGGGGGGTACCGTCGGGTTCGGTGCCCAGCAGGCGAGGGATGGCCGTGCGTGCTCCCCAGGCGTACGGTCTTACCCGGTTGGTGAGCCTGTGCATCCGCTCCCCGCTTTCCCGTCGGCGTGTTCTCACCCCGTGGACGCTCCGGCGAGGTAGGAACAGTCTTGCCAAGAGAAGCCTCCCGGTCGACACGGCACGCCCCACATCTCGCGGTAGTGCACACCTCACCTCGCCAGATGGGCAGGCGCCCTGTTCCAGCGCCCGGTAGCGGCAACGAAGTTACTGGGAAGTAAACCACGTTCCCGGGCACGTGAACAGCACCACATTGTCACCTTCCAGAGACAACCGACGGTGCCCTCGGGAAGGACTGTCGGTGCCTTGCGGATGACGATCGAATCCCTGACGGCCGCGCGGGGAACACGCGGGAACCACGCGGGGACCCAGGAGCCGTCGGCCCCTTCCGGGTCAGCGCTCTCTTCGCACCTTGTCCGAGGCCTCGGCCAACCGTTCCATCACCTGCCGGGTCAACTCCGGGTCCGGCTGCCCGAGCCCCGCGATCGAGGACATGTACATGCCGTCCCCGGCCAAGCGGATGGTCTCCGCCAGCACCGGGTCGGTGAGCTCGGCGTGCAGAAGCTCACCCCAGCGGTCGAACAACCCCTTGACCATTTCGGCCGCCTCCGAGGGGATGTCCTCCTTGCTGCGCAGCGCGGCGATGACCGCCCAGTACAGCTCACTCTCCGCCGCACTCTGCGGCAGTGACGTGCGCAGGAAGTAGCGGACCACGCCCTCCTCGCTCACCACCGCCTCACGGAACTCCTCCTCCGCCAGCGCCCGGATGCGCTCCATGAGGCCGACCATCATGGCCGCTTTGGAGGGGAAGTGGTAGAGCAGCCCTCCCTTGGACACCTCGGCGGTGCGGGCCACCAGTTCCAGGGTCACCGAGGAATAGCCGTCGCTGATCAGGATGTCCTGCAGGGCGTCGAGGATGCGGTCGCGCGTATTCGATGTGCTCACGATTGACACTGTACCGGCTGGACGGTACTGTACCGGCTGGACGGTTGAAGAGTCCCGGGCTGCGCCCGTACCCCGAGTTCCACTCGCGGCTGCCGCACCCCGGTCGACCAGACTTCCCGCCCGCAAAGCCCGGCACGACACCAACTCCCCCACCGGGCCCGCGCCCTCACACCGAGCGGCGCGCAACCCACCGATCGATACGAGGGAAAGATGAGTTCCGCCAAGGCCGGAAACGGCGCCACCCGCACGAACGGTGGCAACGGGGGCCCGCCCGCACTCGCGGGTCCCCGCGAGTGGGCCGCACTCGCCGTCCTGGTCCTGCCCGTGGTCCTGATCTCGGTCGACATGACCGTGCTCGGCTTCGCGGTCCCAGCCCTGAGCGAGGCGCTGAGCCCCACCTCCGGTCAGCTGCTGTGGATCATCGACATCTACGGCTTCATCCTGGCCGGCCTGCTGATCACCATGGGTTCGCTCGGCGACCGGATCGGCCGACGACGCCTGCTCATGATCGGTTCGGCCGCCTTCGGCCTGGCCTCACTGCTGGCCGCGTTCTCGCCCACCGCCGAAACCCTGATCTTCGCCCGCGCCCTGCTGGGCGTGGCGGGGGCCTCGCTGATGCCCTCGACCCTGTCCCTGCTGCGCAACATCTTCCTGGACCCGCGCCAGCGCCTGCTCGCCATCGCGATCTGGGCCTCCGGGTTCTCCGCCGGCGCCGCGCTCGGACCGATCCTGGGCGGCTGGCTCCTGGAGCACTTCTTCTGGGGCTCGGTCTTCCTGATCAACCTGCCTGTGATGGCGCTGATCCTGATCCTGGTACCGCTGCTGGTCCGCGAGTCCCGCAACCCGGACTCGGGCCGGATCGACATGCTCAGCGTCGTGCTGTCCATGGGCGCCATGCTGCCCGCCGTCTTCGGCGTCAAGAAGCTGGCCACCGGTGGCCTCGACGTCCTGCCGATCCTCTCCCTGGCACTCGGCCTGACGTTGGGTTACCTGTTCGTGCGCCGCCAGAGCAGGCTCGAGGACCCGCTGATCGACGTGAGCCTCTTCCGCTCGCGGGTGTTCAGCGTGGCCGTGCTCACCAACCTGATGATCGTGTTCTCGATGGTGGGGTCGCTGTTCTTCCTCACCCAGTACCTGCAGCTGGTGCTCGGCATCTCGCCGATGCGCGCGGGCATCGTGCTGGTGCCGGGCCTGGTCCTGTCAGTCGTCGCCAGTCTGGTCGCCGCCCGGCTGGCCCGCCACCTGAGCCTGGCCGCGATCATCGGAGGGTCACTGATCGTCACGGCGACCGGGTTCGGCACGCTGGTGTTCACCCCGGCCGATGACGTCACCCGCGGCGTCGTGCTCGTGGTCACCGCCTTCGTGCTCATCTCCCTGGGCGTCGGCTTCGCCGAGACGCTGACCAACGGCGCGATCATGTCGGCCGCCCCGCCCAAGCGCGCGGGTGCCGCCTCGGCGATCTCCGAGACCGCCTACGAGCTGGGCGGTGCGCTGGGCGTCGCGGTGCTGGGCAGTGTCCTGACCGCCTTCTACCGGGGCCACCTCACCGAGGTGGACGGGGTCCCGGCCGCCGCGACCGAAGCCGCGAGGGAAACCCTGGGCGGAGCCGCCCACACCGCCGCAGACCTGGGCGGTGCCAGCGGCGCCGCGCTGATGGACTCAGCACGGCTGGCGTTCACCGACGGCATGCACCTGACCTCGGCCATCGCCGTGGTGATCGTGCTCGCCGCCGCCGTCCAGGCCTGGTTCCTGCTGCGCGGCCACGGCAACCCCGCCGTGGAGAACCAGGAACCCGTGGTGACCCACCACGAGGCCGCCGAGGCTCCTCGGGCCTCTGAGGGCGCTGAGGGGCCCGAGGTCTCTCGCGAGTTCCCTGCGGCCTCCGAGCCCGCGAAGTAGTCACAGAAAGCCCGTGTGGCCGCGACGCCCTGGTTACCAGGACGTCGCGGCCACCGTCGCGTCGTGCCCCGCGTACGGCCGAAGGCCACGGCCGGCGCACTCAGGGCAGGCGCAGGAGTTCCACCTCACCGGCCCCGTCCCACCCCGGAGGCACCACGGCGTAGGCCTCCGCCAGGGCGGCGCCGCGCAGACTGCCCGGCCGGTCGTGGCCCACCGCCTCGGCCCGTCCCTCCCGCAGGCGCACCGCCACCAGGCAGGTGTCATCGGGTCGGGAACGCACCTCGCCGACCAGCGGAAGCCTCCCCGGACCGAGCGACGGATCAGACCGTCCCGACATCGCGCTCAGCAGCGGCACCAGAAGAGTGAGCGATGCCACCAGCGCGGCGTTCGGGTTTCCCGGAAGCCCCACGAACACCGTGCCGCCCGCGCTTCCATCCGCGGATCCGCCCGTGTGTGCGAGCAGCTGCGGGTGACCCGGACGGCAGGCCACCCCGTCCACGACCGTGCGCGCGCCCATCGCCCCCAGCACCCCGCGCAGATGGTCGGCGGGCCCCTTCGAGGAGGACCCGCACACCACCACCACATCGCTCCCGGCC
This DNA window, taken from Nocardiopsis exhalans, encodes the following:
- a CDS encoding MFS transporter, translated to MSSAKAGNGATRTNGGNGGPPALAGPREWAALAVLVLPVVLISVDMTVLGFAVPALSEALSPTSGQLLWIIDIYGFILAGLLITMGSLGDRIGRRRLLMIGSAAFGLASLLAAFSPTAETLIFARALLGVAGASLMPSTLSLLRNIFLDPRQRLLAIAIWASGFSAGAALGPILGGWLLEHFFWGSVFLINLPVMALILILVPLLVRESRNPDSGRIDMLSVVLSMGAMLPAVFGVKKLATGGLDVLPILSLALGLTLGYLFVRRQSRLEDPLIDVSLFRSRVFSVAVLTNLMIVFSMVGSLFFLTQYLQLVLGISPMRAGIVLVPGLVLSVVASLVAARLARHLSLAAIIGGSLIVTATGFGTLVFTPADDVTRGVVLVVTAFVLISLGVGFAETLTNGAIMSAAPPKRAGAASAISETAYELGGALGVAVLGSVLTAFYRGHLTEVDGVPAAATEAARETLGGAAHTAADLGGASGAALMDSARLAFTDGMHLTSAIAVVIVLAAAVQAWFLLRGHGNPAVENQEPVVTHHEAAEAPRASEGAEGPEVSREFPAASEPAK